The Hyphomicrobiales bacterium DNA window GCGGCACGCCGGAACAGGTGGAAAATGCTGCAGAAATTGCACTCGAACATCACCTAGGTATGACCTGCGACCCCGTCGCAGGCCTCGTGCAAGTGCCATGTATTGAGCGCAATGCATTGGGTGCTGTAAAAGCGGTCACCGCCGCATCACTCGCCATGGCAGGCGATGGCACACACTTCATCCCGCTCGACAATTGCATCGAGACCATGCGTCAAACAGGGCTTGATATGAACGAGAAATATAAAGAGACAAGCCTCGGCGGACTGGCTGTTAATACGGTGGAGTGTTAGCCCTCATCATACAGGCGGGCGCCAGTCATAAATCCAGTTATATCGCTGCGCCATACGTTCGCCGCCCATGGTTTTGAGGGCTATGTTGCGGGCGAGGGCTGGTAGGCCGCTCATGTGATAGCGCTTTCCGTTGGCCATGGCTTCGTGCCACACTTTCGTGACGCGCTCTTTGCGGGCGGTCTCATAGGCTTTGAAGGCCAATGAGGTGTTCGGCTGTGTCGCGATGGCGTGGGCAAGTACGGCGGCGTCTTCTATAGCCATAGCGCCGCCTTGCGCGACAAAGGGCACCATGGCGTGGGCTGCATCTCCAACAAGCGCGGTGGTGTCATTGGTCCAAGAGCTTTCAGGTGCGACGGTGAAGAGGGGCCAGCGCTGCCAGTTGTCTGTGCGCTTGATCAGGGTTTTGATGGGTTGCGACCAGTTCGGCAAATGGGCAAGCACCTCGGCACTTGTCGCAGGTGCACTCCAGCGGTTTTCGACTTGTGCGCCTTGAAC harbors:
- a CDS encoding FAD-dependent monooxygenase, which produces RAIIDAASGEAFDKTHDVTVTFGSRAHFIYYPIKGGKQLNMVCIVQGAQVENRWSAPATSAEVLAHLPNWSQPIKTLIKRTDNWQRWPLFTVAPESSWTNDTTALVGDAAHAMVPFVAQGGAMAIEDAAVLAHAIATQPNTSLAFKAYETARKERVTKVWHEAMANGKRYHMSGLPALARNIALKTMGGERMAQRYNWIYDWRPPV